ATTACCCTTGGCTATTGGGGAGCTGGCGATGTGGTGGGTCAACCCCTTTCCGGTGCTTATCCTTACCAAATTGAATGTTTAACCAGTGTCGAAGCAACCTCAGTCCCTGTGGATCAATGGCATCATTTTATTGACGGTATTATTAGACACTCCCAAGCGACTGAGGAATTATTTAGTATCGTCCGTAGTGAGCGTGTCTATAACCGCTTGGATCAACTCCTCATTTGGTTAGGAAATAAATTTGGTCGTAGCGTTGCCCAAGGGATTTTAATTGATCTACGTTTAACCCATCAGAATATTGCCGAATTAATTGGCACCACTCGAGTCACTGTAACTAAGTTATTGAAAGAACTTGAAGCAGAAGGCAAAATCCTCCGTCAGCAGCGACACTATATCATCCTTTGTCGGGGATAATAGAA
Above is a window of Cyanobacteria bacterium GSL.Bin1 DNA encoding:
- a CDS encoding helix-turn-helix domain-containing protein, whose amino-acid sequence is MALTTEFPSVPKQLTRLPFSRNDHLPSRQDLLWSLEWGIVRTLTWNEEGVSITLGYWGAGDVVGQPLSGAYPYQIECLTSVEATSVPVDQWHHFIDGIIRHSQATEELFSIVRSERVYNRLDQLLIWLGNKFGRSVAQGILIDLRLTHQNIAELIGTTRVTVTKLLKELEAEGKILRQQRHYIILCRG